TCACATGAACTCCTCAGCATCCGTTACAAGGCAGATATCAAGCTTTCCTCTGTAAGGCTGTGCCCTCTGGGtcaaaattcaaagcaaatgaACAACCTCAGAATTGGTAAAAGATCTGACGTTATAATGAACCATAATAATGACTCACACTGCCAAAGGGATgtatattaaaattattttgattgcCTACAGTATATGTAGTTCTGGTTAATGAGTCCACAGTGAacataaattacttttttccccatctacACCTGGGGATGGCTGCCCTACCTATGAGATGCAAGAGCTTaattttgcttgcttgcttacATTTCCATTGATTCCACTTTGAGCTATATTATCATCATGGTGCTGGGTTGCAGAAATCTACAAAGGaagctgtgttttaaaaatgttaattggAAAGAGAAGACTGATACAGGCTTTTCCATAGTTTGCATTTCACCTCTAAAATGTCTACTGCAAAATTATGTTAAGAATTGAAATAGCAGCTTCAACAGTTTGCCTTTAAGCTCTGACAGTACTGTCACCGATTAcattttaaatgccttttcACTGACACTTCTAAAGAACAGGGAGACTTTACctaatatttttcagttgtgaTTCCACTTCATCTGCATACATTGTCATTTTCATGCTCTTTTTGGGAGAGGGGGTCGATATCATTTTCAGTTCAAGGTCATAGTCCATTTCATCAGAATCAGATGCACTTGCACTCGATCGTCTCGCTGCACCGCGGTCTCGGGACTGTTTGAAAGGTTGCAGATCATCACGGTACTCTACAACAACTCTGTCATCTTCATCCATATCCtgaacttcttcctcctcctcttcctcctcaatAGGCTCCTCAGGTACATTTACCAAGcctacagcaaaacaaactgaTTCTGAGAAACTGAAGTTTATCATTTATCATAGATAAGAACAAGGTAGGAGATTATTACTGCAAAGAAATGATGCAATAGAAACATGGCTTTGTAGTTCTTCCAGGCtaaaagaagaatattttgcaaaatattctAAGTGGGATCTATACTACAGAATAATCTAAGGGGGAGAAAATCACTACAAGAGGCAAAAAAGCCCATAGTGTTCCACTACCTCAGAATACTGCTCAAGCATGTAGCTGGACTCAGCATATAAGGTATAACTGTCTCATGTTGCAGGGGCAGTTCATACTGAACTTAACATAACAATTCCTATCATCTTGCAGGGCTTAATGTGACAACTGCTGGCTTATGAAAACCCTCTGGACTCCTGTAAGTAGTAATGCCAAAAATAATGCATCCAGCCCTCCACTTCCCCAGTTACACTTGTATAGCTCTGACACGTTGTCAGCAATTACCTGAATGTCGATGTTTGTAAGGAGGAGTCAGGCCAACATCATCCCCAATAAGTGTCCTTTTCTTTATCACATCCCGATGGATTCGACGGGAATGGTATCTCCGTTTCCTGCAACACCATAGAAAGAATGATGTTCCTATCACAAAGAAACGAGCTGTAACCAATCCTGGATTAAGCACGTGCAATTATCACTCACTTTAATAACAGACATTTATGCCAGAGAACTGTTCTGCATGTGTGTTCTCAATACAAAACTTTTTACTTTCCCAACAAAATATTCCCCTAGCAAATACATCATCACTTTGCGAAAACATTATTCACACTTCAGGTATACCTACAGaaatcagaagagaagaaaaatctgcaagTTACAACAGCTATGAACCACCCTGTCTGAGTATCTGCAGCGTTCCAATTCCCCCATCCTGCACTCACCAAGAATTACTAAGAATCCCCTTCATGCCTCCATAATTGGGATTGCCATACTTCATGTAATATTGGCTTCTCCTTGCAGCTCCCAGTTCTTTTTTGTcatctgagaaaacaaaagttaaaagaatatttcctttcctcttagAATATACCTCACTAGCATCCAGTCAGACAcacagagagggaaaggaagactgAATATGTCTTACAGGTCCATGGTATTTCAATTTCCTACCTGAACGACACAGTTTTGCTGACACCTCAACTGAAATTTCTCCTACTGCCACAGTTTTATTTGTGCCCAATTCCATGGAGACACTGAGTTTCTGCATATCAGCTTAAGGGAGCATTACATCCCACTGCAACTGCTGGAGGCCATACTTACCTTATTCCtgacctttcttttctttatggaTGTGCCACCTTCCACATGGCTCAGAAATtatatgcattttcattttattcataaatataatttaatatcTCAACTGCATTAAGTGACAATTTCCATCAGTACCTCATAAACATCACAACTGATTTTCGTATTTATAAAATGTGAAGTTTACCTCTGTGGAGAAGTGCATCATAAAACCTATTCTATGGTATTGGGAAGAATGCCCTGAACCCAAGATAATATTTTATGTACAATAATCTTCATACAACATGAACTGGATTTAATTCACACACTAAATGTGTATTCATAGCAAAATCTTAATACCTAACAATTAGCAAAAAAACCTAAcaattttgcaaataaaaattaGGTACTTCAAGTAATTAATTAGTCAACAAATAAAACTGCAACAAGCAATTAATTCATTATGCTTGTTAAGCTGTTCATTTACCTTTAGTAGCAAACCTCATGAATAGCTTGTTTCCTTTAGCCAGTTTATTGGCAGGGCGAAGATCATTACGCAGGAGAGAATCCTCTTCTACCTGGGTGAGGGCATCCAACTTTGGGGGCAAAAAAGGTATTTTGgactcaaaaataaaattacttttgaaTGAAAATGGATTGCTTGCAGAGAAGCAATCCCTTGGTTAGTAAATTACTTTTCAAATTCTGTTCAGACTAACTCCACTTCTTTCTTGACAAATCACTAggtatttttcaatttttttttgccaaaaggtttaaaatatttttgtctcttccttCACAACACTTCTTCAGATTATTAAGTGAGATaagttttcaaatgaaactaCAGTATGACTggacactgaaaaagaaagacttgatttcttttgtttgtttcatctACAAATGGTTTCACCAATGGGTTCTCCTGCCCTCATGCAGTGACATAcaggcattattttttttttccatttataacTGCTTTCTATAAGCTAAAATTCAGATTTCCATAATCTGTGTGAGTGTTCGCTGAGCCATTCCTAAAGAAAATACTACTGACACCCATTATATATATTCAACCACTGAAGATTAAACTACTTACAAACCATCAATGTGTATGCTGATGCCCACACAAATCTATGGGCAGCCTaaatccccttttttttccccccactttaTACACTGCCTTctatactgaaaggctgctgccttccactttttttctttcattgtccCCTTTAACAGGATAGAGCAGTCAGTCTGGCTCTTACGTGCTGGCTGCCCTATCAGTCTTCAAAAATTACTTTAACAAAGCACTTTTATGAGGCTATTCTCACCAGCAGCACGTCTGCACTTCCTGCCTTTTTCCCCACCTTATTTAATTTGATAATTAAATTACAAATTATGAGCACGTATGGTAAAAACTATTATGTCATCAATACTTTACATCAGTCAGAGCAACACTTCCGTAATggggttttcattttctttctatactgACCTCGATGTCACTTGGATTTTCATCCTCAACCTCGCCTTCTTCTGTCTCATCATCAGTActttcctcctgtttttctgAAGAGGGAAATAATTGGGAAAAGAGATCTACATTTTAACGTCTCGGTTCATTTGAATATTATTATCTACAGTCTCTGAAATCAAACTGAAAGTGTCATCAATTCCTCTGCGCAGCCTAGAGAGTAATCAAAACAGTGAACGCCTACAGAAATCTGAAGCACACATGAGCACAGAATAACATTAACCAGACAGACCCCATACAGGTAAGTGCCTGAGGCGCATGGATTATCAATTTACTtatctgaaagcaaatgaaattgcACTGCAATTTCAAGGTATGACAGAGATCAGCAAGGACAAGACTGCAAAAGGGGGATCAAAGCCTGTTTCCTTCCACCTCTCTTCTAAATGCTGCAAGTACCTACAGGTATCCAATATTCACAATGTGGAACAGGTTACTACTCAAAAGCTTACAGTTTCTGAGAGATCTGAAAAAACACAGTGACTCAGTTCTGAAGTGAAACAGCTAACAGAAGAGTACACACTTCCAGAACTACATACACTATGTGTTGTCTAAATAggtttttcaggttttcttatggttttttttttttagctcacGGGAAGAAAATTGTTATTGGAAATTGCTTTTGAGCTTCCCCAAAAGACAAAAGACTAAAAAAACCTCTTCTGTATTTCACAGTTCCTTCTCTTAAATCTCCTCTGACTGGATTTGACAACTTCTAATAGGAAGCcacagctattaaaaaaaaacttgacaACTACACCCAAGTTCAAGGGAAAAAGTAAAGCACAACGAACCAATCTGACTCCACAGAGAGAACTTCAGGAGACAAGTTAGCCAAAATCAAACGTTAACTGACTTCTATCAGGGACAGCATTTAAACATCTGGTTTTACATTAGCTTCTCACTGTAAAGACATGTCTCCTGCAACCCTAAATGTCTTCATAGGCCTCAAGTTCTTACCTAGAAAAGAAACATACCTAAGCCAGATTACTTTATCTGCATGCACCTCACACCTTGAGATGTGATCTGCACAGCTTGTATTCCATCCAGTACCCCACCTTTCCAGCTGAACAGGTGAATAAGATTATGTAGGAGGCATTTAGATGACACAATTTTGATGATGTAATATGTAGACTGTAGCCAACAAGATTAATATACATATCTTTATgctccatttaaaaaaagacattcaCTGCTCTCCAAAAACTTTGTAACAAATCTTACTTGAAGCATTATCAATATTTTAAAGTCACATGGATGGTGGAGGAGCCACTGCATTGTAGAGAAAAGCaacaaggagaaaagggaatgaGTTAGAAGCATCCACAAGTTTAAAGCCCAGATTCTACAGAGAGGcttttttaaaaggcttttgCTAGAACTGTGAATATAAAACAGAGAGATTGTCCATCTGCATTTTGTTCAAATGCATGTTTAAGCAAAATCTGGGAAGAGTTCATAAATAAAACACCTCCCTTCACTTTGTACTCTTTAGGACAGTACTTTGAAACAATTTATCACATTGATCTGACTCTTAATTCATACCTCTAGAATGAATTTACAACTAAGGCATTCAGATACCAAATTTATCTTAACACTGAGCTATGGGctcactgctttgctctttTGTAAGTGACCTTTCAGAGTGCTTCTGTCTTGAAAGTAAAACTGTCCAATTTAGAGATGATATACACAGTGGTGAGGTGATGCATCAGCACAGCAGCGTGGATGGCATATATGAAGGATGGCGTGGTATCAAGCCAAAGAATAAACCATGGTATTTCAAAACCAGGACATTTTCTTACACCTGCTGCTTCCACAGTTAAAATATCCATCCTTCCACTGCCTTTGCACTCACGTAACACAGACTTATTTCTGTGCAATGTGCACCACAACAAATACCACATCTGAATCTGACCCTGTATCTCACACGTTCAGTACTGACCAAATTACTGCTGTTGGTCTAACTCCAACCCACCTTTTAAGAAGTAGCTTCTTCAAAAGGTTTCCAAGATGAAAGCCTTTTTTAAAGTGGCAGAATACATTTACCTGAAACTACATGATAGAAGCTCCTTCAGTAATTTAGATTATGCAGTACCCAAGCACAAGTTTCAAGTTTAATTGATTTAGCTAGATGACACCTGTATACATATATCTCATCtacctttcttgtttttttcagctgtcttctcttcattgttttctctgccttttggTTTCTCTTGATCAGGAAAGGAACTCATGTTTATTAGGGCTCGTGTAGCTGTTACTTCATCAAGCCAGACCACATTGCCTGTGACAtacagacagaaacatacacaaaaatgaaatgcagttcaTGTAAACAAGCAGTCACATGCACTGCCTTACTGGAGGGAAATTGCAAACAAAAGTTCAGAAATGTTCTTATCATGGGACAAGACTAAAATGTAATCAGATACATCTCTCATAATTCCTGTTCTTTATTCCTGTTCTTTAAGCCTTGTTCAACTGGGGGACACACAGCCTTCATCCTGTTACAAAAACACACAACGACCGACCATAACCAAACCCACCAAAACGTGTAACCACATGTATATATCAGAGCAAAGAATACTGAATAACAGCCATTGTATTTCATGAATGTGTgagcacagaaatggaaagagagaaggagagaaggagagaaggagagaaggagagaaggagagaaggagagaaggagagaaggagagaaggagagaaggagagaaggagagaaggagagaaggagagaaggagagaaggagagaaggagagaaggagagaaggagagaaggagagaaggagagaaggagagaaggagagaaggagagaaggagagaaggagagaaggagagaaggagagaaggagagaaggagagaaggagagaaagaacaaCCCAAGggttatttctccttttttatttaaatttaaccAAACCTTGGACCTTAGCACAGAATTCTGTTAACCTTTtccaaagagcagaaaaataagagacCACTCAAGCACTTTAAAGAAGCTACACAGTACTTAAGTTAACAACAGGAGTCAGTAAGTGCTTCATGTATGTCTGAAGTATCAGCAGACGCTACTGAAGTAAAACTTAAAACTTGTAAGGCCCATTAAGAGCATTTTATGCTGATGTAGAATCTTTTATCCTTCTGGCAATCTCACTGTATATATACTCCTCACAACAGCCCTTGCTATGTGAATTTCCATTCCCTTTCCAATCTATGCATGTCTCATTCATCAGTCACCTTCCTCCACCCACTAATTCCTCCCTGAGAAGGAACTAAACAAATATAGCAGCAAgtctgctccttcccagcacaAAACCATACCAACCTCTGTAGCAGCATACAGTTAAATAATTCCCTCTCTGAACATTACCCTTTGTGACACAAGCACATACACTATTTGTGCCAAAATGTAAGCAGCACCACATTTTtagaccattttttttccccacgtCAGAACTGGCAAGCCAATTTATGTTGTTCCTTTCTGATCACTTCAGACTGTCAACAAACAGTTCCTCATCATGTTTTCTTTACTCCATTTTCTAAGAGCTACATAACTTGCTTCTCTATGCACCAGTAATCTTCCCTCTTCAGCACTTCTAATTGTATTAATTAGACCACCATATTTTGAACAATATCACTTTTAACTTGTAATGAACTCAATTCACATCCTTCACAAGTGATCCTCCTGCGCTGACACTCTGATCACCGGCCGCTCTTCTATCTaccactgtatttattttagtctCCTTCAACATCAGTAATTTGTGTAATGCTAAGCTATTTAGGTCATTTTTCaatcactttctttttaaatactcaTTCAGACAGCAGGTTTGATTTTCACCACACACTATTAATTCTTTCCTTATAAATCTCTTTTGACTAAGGTTAATGAAAGGGAAACAGACAGACAAAGCCACAAAGACATCCAAGGTACAGCTACCACTGATATAGAAGATTAAGAATGACAAACAAAAGATTCCATTTACTTACATGAAGTATCATCTAACCACTCAATGTGAGCAGGAGGATACTCTTTGAAATAGGCAAAGATGTCCTGAGTACTCATTTCATCCACCCCACAGATGTAAATTGTGTCCAGTCTCACTTTAGGAATTGCtacaaaagaggaagagagataaAATTGATACTCATTTCTACAAAGCAAGCTTTTATGTTCATAATGCATGGATTTataaagcaaacatttaaaataacctAAAGATGTAGAAGTATGATGTTCACCATTCTACAACACTAGAACTTGAGTTACTCCACACTGTAAAATGTCAACTGAGAactaaaaagagagaaaggtgGTAGTAACACTACaagcactgggagctgcaggtACTGAAAAGCATCAAACAgaggttttcttctctttttttttctttaaaatgctaCTAAAGTACTTCCACTAAGTACTGAAGAGACATAATACCAATGAAGTCCATGATCAGGACATGGTACAAGTTTTGTACACATCTCATGGAGAGATTTTACAGGGCACAGCTTAGCTGGTCCAAGCCACCAGCTGGACAAAGGCCTTGGGAACTAACTGGATGCCAGAAATGCCAATCTGTTGTGTGTGCACATCTCTCAGATTATCTGCTTATACTCCAGCACGTCCAGCTTGCCATATTACAGCACATGTGCCATCACTCATGGAATCTGATCTTTCTGTGCACAGGACACAGAGTCCTATGCTCGCTTACAAACAGTGCCTGAGGCCCTTTCAAGGAATTTAAATACTCTTAAGGCAGCACTGGTCCTGAAGACAGATCCTGGACACACACATTAGGTGCCACTGCCTAATATccaataaaaaatgttttcttttctggtgtCAGTAAAATAAGGAGTGAAAATGATAAGCATTGTTACAAAGTAGCTCAAAAagtaattatattaaaatatttttttttaagtgtgacTTCTCTTGAAAACTATCTGGGAAAAACCTTGAGAGATGTAGGAAATAAAATAGCATAAATCAAGTAAAGGAACTGTGAGGAAGTAAACAAAGGGATCTTTCCTTCTCGACTGCTGGATAAAGTCATACCTTTCTTCATCATGTCCCGATCCAGAGCTACATTCCTTTGGGCAAGATTCACTTCAGCTCGAAAATGGAAGCGTTTTgctctttgttcctttttctcaaTCGCTTCCTGCAAAATGCAAGAGGATGCAGTCAAAACAGGAACAGCACAGCCTTCCCAGCAACTGACATCATAGGACTGGATATTTAAAATACAACCGACCAAGGAGCAACTATCTATATTAATAATTCTGTTATTTCTAAGGAGATCTGTATGTTTCAGAACACAAAAAGAACTCACTGAAATGTTACTGTGCCATTTAATACCCTTAATGCAACTTTGGCAATGTAACGAGGATCAAGATACGTGGAAAACGAAATATCCTGAACCAATGCTCAGCTTCCATGTTGGCacattaagatttatttttccttcctaacaAATGCACTGACACcgtactcaaaaaaaaaaacctgccttAAAATAAGCACTTTCTCCACCTGGAACACTCATTGTTTAAGAATACTGAAATACTGTCACTCACATAAAACAGAAGGCTCACCTGTCTCAAAGAGCGATACTTGTTCTGCAATACCGAGTGGCATCAATGCAATTTCAATACAAACATGGTAAGGTTTTGGACACAAATTTTGCTACTTAGAAATTACAGGAGAGAACCTGTCCAGATGTTGTTTGCAACCAACATAAAGGAGAATTCTCCAGTcattgaaaacagtgttttcataATGGTAAGCTTCCGTGCCTCttaggaaagaaatgaagcatttcctcctttcctgcAGCAATAATTGAAACACTTCAAAGAACCACAGGACAAAAATTACCTTGGATGTTACATCTATCCCAGTAATGAAACttccagctttgttttcatatcTCCTACTAGTGtcctgaaacaaagcaaaacagcaatgaaaactCAACGAACACTGACAGTGACATAATCACTGTGCTAAAACAAATCTGGCCTATGAGAAATCCATCCTCTTCCCCTTGATCCTTACTCCAAGCTACATATCCCTGCAGAGACAGGTACACAAGCACTTAACCTCACTGACAGCAGTGAGAGTTAAAGCACATCAAGTGAACCCAAATTCCTCTACTATGAGGAATATGTGCTTTTGCAATATTTAATTGCTGTATTAATTGTTTAATTGCTAAGGCTTTTACTTTGTCTCAGCAATACAGCAGAAGCCAAACACCTTTCCTAACCACAATTTTCACCATTTTTGGTGTCAGGTTTTTCATGTAGTTTTCTtgtacaaaacaaacagatttaaCAGTGCCATTATAAAGATAGGTGACTCCTGAAATCTGCCATTGTCAGTTTTGAGGAAAGTCAGAATGTCAAACcatttccacagttcagcaagAGTCTTCCACTTCTATTCTTTATCATTATTTCAAAACCAGCTTCCAGAAACAGCAATACGAATTATCACTACTTTGATACAAGACTGCAGACCCAGAGGAACGCTGCCAATGATGACAAACACGCAAAACTCATTTCCACCAATGGAGACTGCTGAAATCTAAGCCTGCAGCGAACAACACAGATCCTGGAGTAGTGACCCAGCTCTGTCCCTATCTGCATGTTTAACTATGGCACTGCTTCATTCTGGAACCCTCAGAACCACCTCCCAGGGAAGGCTTGTGACATGAGGACCATATCTTGTCTTGCTATCTCTAAGGACAAATGTGCTGTTTACCCTTGTGCTCCAATAATTAAAGGCCTCTTCCTAGAAAGTAGGTCAGTCTCAGTTAGAAAACAGTCACACACTGAGCCTAACAGCTTCTCTTAGTATCAAACTCCCCTTAAAGTTGCAgatatttaaaagagaaagatctgagaaaggcaaaacaaacGTATTATTTgttcaatgggaaaaaaaaacaaccaaaccacCACTGTTTGGGGTGACTGATGGAGCACAAGGAAGTACATACAGTAGGGTGCTGTCTCTTAGGCCACGTATTTGGTAGAAGCTGAAGCATGTTGGTCAAACAGCTAATTAGAGATTAGTTTCTCAAGCATTTTCCACACGCGTTTTCAGAACAAAAGCCTACTTAGGAGTGGAGATCAACTCTGACCCACTTTCACACATTCAACCTGACCGTACCTGAACTTATCTAAGGacagtaagtaaaaaaaaaagacagagaacaaGGAAAAATCCTCAGGGCCCGCACTGCCGGTGCCTCCCGCTCGCACCCCCTCTCCTCAGCCGGTACCCCCCACCCTCAgctccccacgtccccccaccctcagcaccccacagcccacccccctcctcacctcccCCTTCACTCCCTCACTCCCTTCAGCCACCCTCAGTTCCCTCCCCCCGatctcctcccccccccgccccgtggTCCCCCGTTCCCTCACAGGAACCCCCCAGTTGCCCTCAGGGCCGCCCCTACGTACCCTGCCCCCCCTCAGGTGCCGGTCCCTCCTTCGCTCCCCCTGCCCGTCCCTCACCGGGATGAGCTCTCGGAGCGAGCGCCTCACGGGGATGGTCTCCAGCTCGCCTTCTTCCACCTCCATAGGCTCAGGCTCCGGGCCGCGGGGTTCTGCCGTTGTCGCCGTTGCCTCAGCCTTCACCGAGATCCGCAGGCCCCGCACGGCCGCCATAGCTCCCCAAGCCCGCCCTCCGCCCGGCTAACGAGACGGCCCCGTCGCGGGGCAGAGCGCCGCCGCCCGGAGCCACCACAGAGACGGCACCGCGGATAGAGCGCCGcccggagctgctgcagaagcgGCGCCAACGCGCTCAGGGCGGCCATAGAGACGGGGAGAGAGAGCGGCTCACCCGGCCCTCCGCTCGCCGCCATTTTCCCCTCCTACAATGATTGTTGCAGAAGTGGTTTGGCTTCTGCA
The DNA window shown above is from Gallus gallus isolate bGalGal1 chromosome 19, bGalGal1.mat.broiler.GRCg7b, whole genome shotgun sequence and carries:
- the NCBP3 gene encoding nuclear cap-binding protein subunit 3: MAAVRGLRISVKAEATATTAEPRGPEPEPMEVEEGELETIPVRRSLRELIPDTSRRYENKAGSFITGIDVTSKEAIEKKEQRAKRFHFRAEVNLAQRNVALDRDMMKKAIPKVRLDTIYICGVDEMSTQDIFAYFKEYPPAHIEWLDDTSCNVVWLDEVTATRALINMSSFPDQEKPKGRENNEEKTAEKNKKEKQEESTDDETEEGEVEDENPSDIELDALTQVEEDSLLRNDLRPANKLAKGNKLFMRFATKDDKKELGAARRSQYYMKYGNPNYGGMKGILSNSWKRRYHSRRIHRDVIKKRTLIGDDVGLTPPYKHRHSGLVNVPEEPIEEEEEEEEVQDMDEDDRVVVEYRDDLQPFKQSRDRGAARRSSASASDSDEMDYDLELKMISTPSPKKSMKMTMYADEVESQLKNIRNSMRADSIATSNVKNRIGSKGLSDKVVDVRLLLEEKRQNNNGLRQPNSIVKSDVRQRLGKRPHSPEVKPPSSISAPRREPISDVHSRLGIPKQDVKGLYSDTREKKSGNLWTRLGSAPKTQEKTSDKPENSVASPEEDDSELQRVWGALIKEKEESRQKKSRLDNLPSLQIEISRESSSGSDTES